The genomic interval CGACGGCGGTGATGATGCTGTCGACGGAAAACACCAGATCGAGCAGCAGGATCTGGAAGATCGCCGCGGTAAAGCCGGTCTTCACCGCGCCGCCGATGATCTCGCCGGCATGCTCCTCCGGATCGACATTGTGATGGATTTCCTTGGTTGCCTTCCAGACCAGGAACAGACCGCCGGCGATCAGGATGATGTCCTTCCAGGAAAAGCCGTGACCGAACGCGGTGAACACCGGCGTGGTCAACTGCACGATCCAGGCGACTGCGCCGAGCAGAACGAGGCGAAGCACAAGCGCCAGGCCGAGGCCGATCCGCCGCGCGCTTTGCCGGCTGGCCTCGGGCAGCTTGTTGGTCAGGATCGAAATGAAGACGAGGTTGTCGATGCCGAGCACCACCTCCATCACGATCAGGGTCACGAGCGCGGCCCATGCTTCGGGCTGGGCGGCCAACACAAGAATGTCGTTCAAGTCAGTCTCCTTCAAAACCCGGCATGCGATTGTTGCGATCGGTGGCCCGGAACCGGCGCGGAAGCGTCGGCGTTGTATAGCGCGAAATCCATCCTTTCACTATCAACGTAATTGACATTCAGCAGTTCCCGTCGGTCCCCCGCTTGACAGTCAACGCCGCGAGGAGCATTACCACGTCAACAAATCGAACCGGCGAGTTCGAATTCGCTATCTCCGTGCTGAACCTTCCTCCCTTCAGCGCCAGAAAGGCATTTTTCAACATGACGACTGAGACAGAAGTGCACCCCGAACCGCGCCCTGAAGAGACCAAACGCGGCGGCGGGGCCCGTAAAGTCATCTTTTCGCTGGTAGGAATAGTCCTTCTCGCCGGCGCGGGCTGGTTCGGCTATCACTGGTGGACCGAAGGTCGGTTCATGGTGTCCACCGATGACGCTTATATCGAAGGCGATATCGCCGTGATCGCGCCCAAGGTTTCCGGTTATGTCAAAACCGTCGAGGTTCAGAACAACCAACAGGTCAAGCAGGGTGACCTTCTGGTCAAGATCGATGACGGCGACTACCAGAATGCGGTCGCCCAGGCAGAGGCACAGCTCAACGCCCAGAACGTGGCCCTGAAGGCGACCGAGGCCCAGATCGCCGGCGCCAAGGCGTCGCTGTCGCAGGCAAAGGCCAACCGCGATGCGCTTAACCCGCAGATCGACAACGCCAAGACCGTGCTTCAGCGCGCCGATACCCTGCGCGAGAAGGGCGCGGCCACCGTCGCCTCCTTCGATGATGCCAGATCCGCGCTCGACCAGTTGAAGGCCAAGGTCCAGGCCGCCGACGCGGCGGTGGAGGTGGCGAAATCCAACATCTCGATTGCCCAGGCACAGCTTGCCCAGCAGCAGGCAGCGTTGCAAGAGCGCAAACTTGCCGTCGATATGGCAAAGCGCAATCTCGGCTTCACCGAAATCCGCGCGCCCTTCGACGGCGTGTTCGGCAACAAGAATGTCCAGGTTGGGGATTTCGTCAGCACCGGCATACGGCTGGGGGCACTGGTGCCGACGGACGATCTCTATATCGTCGCTAATTTCAAGGAGACCGATCTCGACCGCCTCGGCGTCGACGCGAAGGTCAAGGTTTCCGTCGATGCCTTTGAAAAAGACGATTTCACCGGCACGATCGAGTCCTTCTCACCAGCGTCCGGCGCCGTGTTCGCGCTGCTGCCGCCGCAAAACGCCACAGGCAATTTCACCAAGATCGTCCAGCGTCTGCCGGTCAGGATTTCGATCCCCAAGGACGTGCTCGACAGGCAGTACCTGAAAGCCGGGCTCTCCGTCACCGTCGATGTCGACACCCGCACCGCGCCCGATGGCACGCTCGGCGAAACGCTCGCCGCCAACCGCTGACATGTCGCGGGTGGCTGACGCCCGCGTCCTCATCCCACGGATGCTTCAATGACAGATACAGCCGAAAACGCGCCGGCCCCGGCGCAGGCAGGGGCGCCGCCCTCGGACCATGTCCCGCTGCGCACATGGATCGCCTTTATCGTCATGGCGTTCGGCATGTTCATGGCGATCCTCGATATCCAGATCGTCGCATCGGCGCTCACCGATATCCAGGCCGGCATCTCGGCAAGCGCCGACGAGATCGCGTGGGTGCAGACCTCATACCTGATCGCCGAAGTGATCATGATCCCGCTTTCGGGCATTCTGGCGCGGATCTTCTCGACCCGGGTCGTGTTCAGCGTTTCAGCCGCGGCGTTTACCGCCTGCAGCGCGCTTTGCGCCACGGCAACCAACATCGACCAGATGATCATCTATCGCGCGCTGCAGGGCTTTATG from Martelella mediterranea DSM 17316 carries:
- a CDS encoding TerC family protein, with product MNDILVLAAQPEAWAALVTLIVMEVVLGIDNLVFISILTNKLPEASRQSARRIGLGLALVLRLVLLGAVAWIVQLTTPVFTAFGHGFSWKDIILIAGGLFLVWKATKEIHHNVDPEEHAGEIIGGAVKTGFTAAIFQILLLDLVFSVDSIITAVGMTDHLPIMVIAVVVAVTLMLIASGPLARFIEANPTIVMLALSFLLMIGMTLIADGLGFHVPKGYIYAAMAFSGLVELLNMLARRKRMKDRALRGEGASSAPTVH
- a CDS encoding HlyD family secretion protein, yielding MTTETEVHPEPRPEETKRGGGARKVIFSLVGIVLLAGAGWFGYHWWTEGRFMVSTDDAYIEGDIAVIAPKVSGYVKTVEVQNNQQVKQGDLLVKIDDGDYQNAVAQAEAQLNAQNVALKATEAQIAGAKASLSQAKANRDALNPQIDNAKTVLQRADTLREKGAATVASFDDARSALDQLKAKVQAADAAVEVAKSNISIAQAQLAQQQAALQERKLAVDMAKRNLGFTEIRAPFDGVFGNKNVQVGDFVSTGIRLGALVPTDDLYIVANFKETDLDRLGVDAKVKVSVDAFEKDDFTGTIESFSPASGAVFALLPPQNATGNFTKIVQRLPVRISIPKDVLDRQYLKAGLSVTVDVDTRTAPDGTLGETLAANR